The sequence AGGTTTCTGAATTTGCTGCTCTCTATTCACCTGGGTTCAGAGCCATGAGAGAGACAAACCAGTCAAGCGTCTCCGAGTTCCTCCTCCTGGGACTCTccaggcagccccagcagcagcagctcctctTCGTGCTCTTCCTGAGCATGTACCTGGTCACGGTCCTGGGAAACCTGCTCATCGTCCTGGCCATCAGCACCGACTCCCGCctgcacacccccatgtacttcttcctcagcAACCTGTCCTTCGTGGATATCTGCTTCTCCTCCACTACCGTCCCCAAGATGCTGACCAATCACATACTTGGCAGTCACAGCATCTCCTTCTCTGGGTGTCTCACGCAGatgtattttctctgtgtgtttgccGACATGGACAATTTCCTTCTGgctgtgatggcctatgaccgcttcATTGCCATATGCCACCCCTTACAGTACAGAACAAAGATGACCCATCAGCTCTATGCCCTGCTGGTCGCTGGATCATGGGTCCTTGCCCACATGAATGGTCTGTTGCACACCGTGCTGTTGGCTCGACTCTCATTCTGTGCAGACAACGTGATCCCCCACTTCTTCTGTGATGTGAATCCCCTCCTGAAACTCTCCTGTTCAGACACACAGCTCAATGAGCTCATGATTCTTACGGAGGCTGCCCTGATCATGATTGCCCCATTTGTTTGCATCCTGGCTTCCTATGTACATATCACCTGTGCTGTCCTGAGGGTCCCATCCACAAGGGGAAGGtggaaagccttctccacctgtggctCCCACCTGGCTGTGGTTTCCCTCTTCTATGGCACCATCAGTGCTGTGTATTTCAACCCTTCCTCCTCACACTCAGCTGAGAAAGACATCGCGGCTACTGTGATGTATACAGTGGTGACCCCCATGCTAaaccccttcatctacagcctgaggaacaaggaCTTGACAGGGGCTCTAAGAAAAGTGTTTGTCAGGAAGACATTTTCTGTCTGATTAGAGAATCAAGACTAAATCTCATTCCAAAGCAAATCTACTTTTCACCAATTGAGCATAATGCAGCCGTGGTTCATCAAAGACGGTATGGAGACAAACAGTTTTATGTCGTTGAGAGGCGCACACAGAAGGTGATTGTCATTTTTTAGTGGGCTCTGATTCACCTGTAACTCTTCTATCTATTGAGTAATGAGACCTCTTTTTTTgtgacttcatttttttgttgtggtttgtttgcttatttatttgtttgtttatttatttattttagaaagatgaccggtaaggggatcttaacccttgacttggggttgtcagcaccacgctctcccaagtgagagaaccagccatccccatatagggatccaaagccttggttttgtttatttttaaaacattttattttgatgttcTTGTCCTTGAGTATGtgtaagaaaacataaagaaatctaagaaaaatacaaaaaatctatGATATGCTTCTAAAGTCAAGTGACGcagttttatttccaatttttattaattttttttttgttcattaatGGATTTCCCTTTGACCTTGCTTATGTTTTTAAAGTCTTGACTCAATTAACTTGACCATTTATATCTGTTCTACTCATAAGATTCTCAAATCAGAGTGAGACACCCAGCCACTGAAGATATGATGTTCCTCATCTGGAGTAATCGAGTATTTTGCTCAAAATCCCAGTCTTCAAGTTCTTTATCATAACTAAACTGTCCAAATAAATCTCTCTGTTGATTAAATTGTTGGAGGGCTTTTTATGTCACTGTAACATTCTATAAGACGAGAGAAACCAAATGTCCCATCTGAGACTTCCAAGTGATCAAGCCGACATTCAAAGGAAGGTTCTATATAATAACGTTCATCAAAGGTCAACTCTATTCTCTGACGTAGAGCAGCTTCCTGAATGTAGAGACACTCCTTGTTTGGTGGATGTGCATCTTGCTAATTTCGTGAAGCAAAATGACCGCCAGTGCTAGTTCCAACCCAAACACCACACTGGGTTGCAGGAATGTGCTTGATTacaatattttgttcatcattggTCCTTTGGGCACAGAAATTCCTTCCACTACAAGTACTGATTTTGACCACACCttgacagccaagctgggcagCTCTGTCCTAATCACTAGCCACTGGCTGTCACCCCACCAGGCAGAGCTCAGGTCCTCCATGCCTGAGGAGTGCTGATGTGGGGCACAGGCTCCCCTGAAGTTAATGactaaattttaaactattttacacccaagtcaatttctttcttttatgtgaTTTGTTAGGAGTATACATGCAACACGTGTACTTGATtattggaatcacctggaaagcttcCACAATCCATTGATATATCCAGGCTCCAATACTGAGCACGTAAATCACAATCTGTACAGGTGAGGTCCAGGACCCtaaaagagattttcaaaaaaaatcttgggcgattttaaaaaattaatttatattattatacaAACATGTAGGGTACAACGTtggttttcaataattgtgtacaatgtgtggtgttTAGATCATTACAGTTagattattcatcattacaatacgcaatctttctttgtgtccgttgaccaattccCATTAGTCCCCTTCCCTCTGCCGCCATCTCGGGCCATTCTAACGTGCAGTCAGGGTGGAGAATCACTGTATGTGTCCTCCGGAGTCATCAGTCATGACAGTTGGGTCACAAAGTGAGTTTTGAGACTCAGACAAAAGAACAACAGAGTGAAGTATGAGGCCTGCAGTGAGTAATAGCATTTCCAATGAGACTCAAGAGAAGCCGGTGACCAGTGTCCTGGTGCATCCAGAGGGAGCCACAGGGAAGCGTGGGAACACTCAGGAGCATCCTGATTGGCTGCCTGAACTTTGGGGGCGGGTCCAGCAGGGGTGACGTCTTTAGTATGAGGGAAACTGGTCAGCACCTGCTGTAGCCTCTGCCCAGACCCACTGTCTGGCCCTGCTTTCTCCTCCGACTAGCGACTCCCATCCCACTCCTTCAAGAACCAAGTCAaatgctgcctcctcctccatgaagcctccTGACTCCGTATTCTGTTCtcacagctcttttttttttttccttcggtTTATTCTACCCTCTCTGCAATGGCTTTCCATAGACTGAGACCCACCCTACCTAAATATACTACTTGTTTTGTGTCCCCAGTGTCTGCCACTGCTCCTAGATAAGAGGTGACCATTAACTTTAacgaaaaggaaaaaatggatgaatattaccttaatttttaatttggataTTCTTACTTTAGAAGGAGTTTTTAAATTCCCCCCATTTAAAATACATCACTTTTGTTATGTGAAGGGTAGTCTCCACACACTATGGAACACCAAAAAtcatttaagaagaaaattaaaataccccATATCCTGCTGCTCAAAGACAACTGCAGTTATGCACCATGAATATGATTTTACCTAAGTTGGCTTCCAATGGGCTTGTGCAGCTGGGTTTGCCCTCCTGCCCTCTGCTGCTCCCCCAGGAGAACGTGCTCTCCAGGCTGCTGTCCCTCCAGCCTGAGAACCCAGTAGAACACAAGAACTGTGGACATGAGcccagcccacagcctggggCCAAGCCCAGATGACCCACAGTCTGAAAAGAGAGAAGTTATTGCTTTTCTAAGTTCCTGTGTTTGAGGAGCTTAGTTATGTACTTTTATACACTGTCACTATGGTGATACACTAGGCACTGTTACTGTGGTGATACACTAGGCACTGTTACTATGGTGATACACTATTGATACAGTTTTTGTGAAACCAAGGTCCTGGCTTCTGAGATTCCACTTTCTTCATGTTCTCTAGTTGTGTCCTGGCTCCCGTGTTTATAGATCACATTTGCTGGACTATCATCTTCACTACGTTATATGTTCTTGTCTTCGTGGGTTTTATTCTTGGATCTTTTCCTCTTCAGTGGCCACTCTCTCCGTAGACAATCCCATCCGCTCTCGTAGTTCCTAATAAACCAATGTGCTGGTGACTTCTGAGTCCATGTGCACCCAGagccttccctgagcctcaggccCAAAGCATATGACTCCTGGGACCCTAACCCCAGGTGTCCTTCAGGGCTTCAAAAACAACTTGTCCAAATGAGACCGATCACCTCTGAGCTGCGCTTGCTTCTGAgcctcacactcacacacacacacccacagtcacacacacaagcgcacgcatgcacacacacacatacacacatcccaCTTCTCTCCTACTTTCGTCCTTCTCTCAGTAAATGCCACCATGCAGTCCCTCAGGGACAAAATGTGAGCGTCGCTGTAGATCCTCCCATTCCTGCACCACTAAGTGCTCTACACGCCACCTCCTCAGCACCGCTCCCAAATCTTCTCTCTCATCATCCAGACTGTATCTGCCTTGGATCAgggattgaattttttttttctgaattcttgaAACACTCCCAATAAGCCTCCCTGTTCATAGACTTTCCCTCAGCAATTTCACACTCCACAGCACAGCCACAatgacctttttaaaataaacgttAGTTCATCTAACTCCTCTGATTATAATTTTTGAAGGTAACTACTAATTGTCCAGAGAAACAATCCAAAACTCACATTATGAGTTA comes from Cynocephalus volans isolate mCynVol1 chromosome 6, mCynVol1.pri, whole genome shotgun sequence and encodes:
- the LOC134379775 gene encoding olfactory receptor 1361-like — its product is MRETNQSSVSEFLLLGLSRQPQQQQLLFVLFLSMYLVTVLGNLLIVLAISTDSRLHTPMYFFLSNLSFVDICFSSTTVPKMLTNHILGSHSISFSGCLTQMYFLCVFADMDNFLLAVMAYDRFIAICHPLQYRTKMTHQLYALLVAGSWVLAHMNGLLHTVLLARLSFCADNVIPHFFCDVNPLLKLSCSDTQLNELMILTEAALIMIAPFVCILASYVHITCAVLRVPSTRGRWKAFSTCGSHLAVVSLFYGTISAVYFNPSSSHSAEKDIAATVMYTVVTPMLNPFIYSLRNKDLTGALRKVFVRKTFSV